From the Carya illinoinensis cultivar Pawnee chromosome 4, C.illinoinensisPawnee_v1, whole genome shotgun sequence genome, one window contains:
- the LOC122307360 gene encoding ACT domain-containing protein ACR6-like isoform X1: protein MCLLNTSFCVLLLKFLAFVLFCGVEKFRREMDDEYAKFIRRMNPPRVVIDNNACEDATVIQVDSVNRHGILLEVVQVLTDMNLVITKAYISSDAGWFMDVFNVIDHDGNKIRDKEDIDYIQRRLESNASFAPSLRESVGVMPSEEYTSIELSGTDRPGLLSEVCAVLADLGCNVVNAEIWTHNARAAAVVHVTDESTACAIKDPTRLSTIKDLLRNVLRGDDDLKTANMKLSPPGVTNRGRRLHQIMFADRDYERIGGTGVGAVENTSPRPHVTLFDCIQKEYTVVTMRSKDRPKLLFDIICTLTDMQYVVFHGVVKTGRMEAYQEFYIRHVDGLPVSSEAERERVAQCLEAAIERRASEGMELELCTEDRVGLLSDITKIFRENSLCIKRAEISTKGGKAIATFYVTDVTGNAVDPKIIDSICGQIGHTILKVKQHNSNPSPKAPQGTTLGFLFGNLFKARGFQNFKLIRSYS from the exons AGTTGTGATCGACAACAATGCTTGCGAGGATGCCACTGTTATCCAG GTTGACAGTGTAAACAGACATGGGATTCTCCTGGAAGTTGTCCAAGTTCTTACGGATATGAACCTTGTAATAACAAAAGCATACATCTCATCTGATGCTGGATGGTTCATGGATG TGTTTAACGTGATTGACCATGATGGGAACAAAATCAGAGATAAGGAAGACATTGATTATATTCAAAGG AGACTCGAAAGTAATGCCAGCTTCGCACCCTCATTGAGAGAGTCTGTAGGGGTAATGCCCTCAGAAGAGTACACCTCAATAGAACTCAGTGGTACCGACAGGCCTGGCTTATTGTCTGAAGTGTGTGCAGTTCTGGCGGACCTTGGCTGTAATGTGGTCAATGCTGAGATATGGACGCACAATGCTAGGGCTGCAGCTGTAGTTCATGTCACAGATGAATCCACTGCGTGTGCAATCAAAGATCCAACACGTCTCTCGACAATTAAGGATTTGCTACGCAATGTCCTCAGAGGAGACGATGACTTGAAGACTGCAAATATGAAGCTTTCACCCCCGGGAGTGACAAATAGGGGGAGAAGGTTACATCAAATTATGTTTGCTGACAGGGACTATGAGAGAATTGGGGGGACTGGAGTTGGGGCAGTTGAGAATACGAGTCCAAGACCTCATGTAACGTTGTTTGACTGCATCCAGAAGGAATACACCGTGGTTACTATGAGGTCAAAAGATCGGCCAAAACTGTTGTTTGACATCATTTGTACTTTGACTGACATGCAGTATGTCGTGTTTCATGGAGTGGTCAAAACGGGGAGGATGGAAGCTTATCAG GAATTTTATATTCGGCATGTTGATGGGCTCCCTGTAAGTTCAGAAGCTGAGCGAGAACGTGTTGCACAGTGCCTTGAAGCCGCCATTGAAAGGCGGGCATCTGAG GGAATGGAGCTTGAATTGTGCACAGAAGACCGAGTTGGACTCCTCTCAGATATAACCAAGATATTCCGGGAGAACAGTTTATGCATTAAAAGGGCAGAAATTTCGACAAAGGGTGGAAAAGCCATAGCCACTTTTTATGTTACGGATGTCACCGGTAATGCTGTTGACCCCAAGATTATAGATTCAATTTGCGGACAGATAGGTCACACGATACTGAAGGTGAAGCAGCATAATTCCAATCCTTCACCTAAGGCCCCTCAAGGAACCACATTAGGATTCCTCTTTGGGAATTTGTTTAAAGCTCGAGGTTTCCAAAACTTCAAATTAATCAGATCCTACTCTTAA
- the LOC122307361 gene encoding 60S ribosomal protein L7a-2, protein MAPKRGGKAPVAAAKKKTEKVTNPLFEKRPKQFGIGGALPPKRDLTRFVKWPKTVQIQRKKRILKQRLKVPPALNQFTKTLDKNLATNLFKMLLKYRPEDKAAKKERLLKRAQAEAEGKPVEAKKPIVVKYGLNHVTYLIEQNKAQLVVIAHDVDPIELVVWLPALCRKMEIPYCIVKGKARLGAVVHKKTASVLCLTTVKNEDKLEFSKILEAIKANFNDKYDEYRKKWGGGIMGSKSQAKTKAKERLLAKEAAQRMS, encoded by the exons ATG GCTCCAAAGAGAGGTGGCAAGGCACCGGTAGCAGCAGCTAAGAAAAAGACG gagAAGGTGACGAACCCACTGTTCGAGAAGCGTCCGAAGCAGTTTGGGATCGGAGGGGCGTTGCCACCGAAGAGGGATCTGACCCGGTTCGTGAAATGGCCCAAGACCGTTCAGATCCAAAGGAAGAAGAGGATCCTCAAGCAGAGGCTCAAGGTCCCACCAGCACTCAACCAGTTCACCAAGACCCTCGACAAGAACCTAG CAACAAACCTGTTCAAGATGCTTCTCAAGTACAGGCCTGAGGACAAGGCAGCAAAGAAGGAACGTCTCTTGAAAAGGGCTCAGGCAGAGGCTGAAGGAAAACCTGTTGAAGCAAAGAAGCCTATTGTGGTCAAATATGGCCTCAACCATGTCACATACCTCATTGAGCAG AACAAGGCACAATTGGTGGTTATTGCCCATGATGTGGACCCAATAGAGTTGGTTGTCTGGCTTCCAGCATTGTGCAGGAAGATGGAAATCCCATACTGCATTGTAAAAGGGAAAGCACGTTTGGGAGCG GTTGTCCACAAGAAAACTGCTTCAGTTTTGTGCTTGACCACGGTGAAGAATGAAGATAAGTTGGAGTTTAGCAAGATCTTAGAAGCAATCAAG GCCAACTTCAATGACAAGTACGATGAGTACAGGAAAAAGTGGGGTGGTGGAATCATGGGTTCCAAATCTCAGGCTAAAACTAAGGCCAAAGAGAGACTTCTTGCCAAGGAAGCTGCTCAGAGAATGTCTTAG
- the LOC122307023 gene encoding protein decapping 5-like isoform X2 yields MAASAAAEAPRSSTGSADSYIGSLISLTSKSEIRYEGVLFDINTEESSIGLRNVRSFGTEGRKKDGPQVPPSDKIYEYILFRGSDIKDLQVKSSPPVQTTPIHHDPAIIQSHYSQAATASTASVTPSGTGTIPNLSANTSQMGLPRPVFQGSLPLYQPNLSLGSWGSSPPPPTTNVSGIAMPMYWQGYYGSPGLQAQQQSLLRPPPGLSMPPSMQQTMQYPAVSASLPSGSSNLPPSSMLESPSPLLPPFSLGTLNMQSSALPSHASAVGSDSSTTLIANKASTQSLSTATLSTSLPMVSPLTTGLDKTAISSSVTDKPKVPSPVMPFTSTSESATSVTGTSSSILNEGATPSLVTPGQLLQPFPTVSSSRPSQTAQRDVQVVQVSSSEVSLSTATTEDQEPILPLPLPSENKLHGAPTHHHTNGGGRERGRGNGVSRPATRFTEEFDFIAMNEKFNKDEVWGDLGKSSRAEEDADYSQDEDDGGVSKHDTKPVYVKDDFFDSLSCDALDRDSRNGRTRFSEQLRKDSETFGYVPRHWGGRGGRGPGRGGRSRGGYYGRGHGYLGRGRGHSY; encoded by the exons ATGGCAGCATCAGCAGCGGCAGAAGCTCCCAGATCTTCAACTGGGTCGGCTGATTCCTATATCGGCAGCTTGATCAGCTTGActtccaagtccgaaattcgctatgAAGGTGTTCTCTTTGACATCAATACCGAGGAATCCAGCATCGGCTTGAGAAACG TGAGATCATTTGGAacagaaggaagaaaaaaggatGGCCCGCAAGTTCCTCCAAGTGATAAAATTTATGAGTATATCCTGTTTAGAGGAAGTGACATCAAG GATTTGCAGGTCAAATCTTCCCCACCTGTTCAGACAACACCTATACACCATGATCCTGCAATTATACAG TCTCATTATTCTCAAGCAGCAACTGCATCCACTGCAAGTGTAACTCCTTCTGGTACTGGTACTATTCCAAATCTTAGTGCCAATACTTCACAAATGGGTCTCCCCAGGCCGGTGTTTCAAGGAAGTCTTCCCTTATATCAACCCAATCTAAGTTTAGGGTCATGGGGTTCGTCACCTCCTCCTCCGACCACAAATGTTAGTGGAATTGCTATGCCAATGTATTGGCAAGGATACTATGGGTCCCCAGGGTTGCAAGCCCAACAGCAATCTTTGCTTCGACCCCCACCTGGGTTGTCAATGCCACCTTCCATGCAGCAGACTATGCAATATCCTGCTGTGAGTGCATCTTTACCTTCCGGATCTTCTAATTTGCCACCTTCATCTATGTTAGAGTCACCCTCTCCCTTGTTGCCACCCTTTAGCCTTGGCACCCTAAATATGCAATCTTCCGCACTTCCTAGCCACGCTTCTGCAGTAGGGTCAGACTCATCTACAACTTTGATCGCAAATAAAGCTTCTACACAATCTCTTTCTACTGCTACATTGAGCACTAGCTTGCCGATGGTATCTCCACTGACAACTGGTCTGGATAAAACTGCCATTTCATCATCAGTCACTGACAAGCCTAAAGTCCCAAGTCCTGTGATGCCATTTACAAGTACGTCTGAATCTGCAACCTCCGTTACTGGAACATCAAGTTCAATTCTGAATGAGGGAGCGACACCATCTTTGGTAACCCCTGGCCAGCTTTTGCAGCCATTTCCCACTGTATCTTCATCCCGGCCTTCACAAACAGCTCAGAGGGACGTTCAGGTGGTGCAAGTATCCTCATCAGAAGTATCATTATCAACAGCCACGACAGAAGATCAAGAACCTATATTGCCTCTACCCTTGCCATCTGAAAATAAG CTACATGGAGCTCCTACACATCATCATACTAATGGAGGAGGACGTGAAAGAGGAAGAGGAAATGGT GTATCACGTCCTGCAACCAGATTTACAGAGGAGTTTGATTTCATAGCAATGAACGAGAAGTTCAACAAGGATGAAGTTTGGGGTGATCTTGGTAAAAGTAGTAGAGCTGAAGAAGATGCAGATTATTCACAAGATGAGGATGATGGTGGAGTATCAAAACATGATACCAAG CCTGTTTATGTGAAGGATGACTTTTTCGATTCACTGTCTTGTGATGCTCTTGATCGTGATTCACGTAATGGGAGGACTAGATTTTCTGAACAACTGAGAAAAGATTCCGAG ACATTTGGCTATGTGCCAAGGCATTGGGGTGGTCGAGGAGGCCGTGGACCTGGCCGAGGCGGCCGATCCCGCGGTGGTTATTATGGAAGGGGCCATGGCTATCTTGGGAGGGGTCGGGGACATAGCTATTGA
- the LOC122307023 gene encoding protein decapping 5-like isoform X1: protein MVGTGISVRSFGTEGRKKDGPQVPPSDKIYEYILFRGSDIKDLQVKSSPPVQTTPIHHDPAIIQSHYSQAATASTASVTPSGTGTIPNLSANTSQMGLPRPVFQGSLPLYQPNLSLGSWGSSPPPPTTNVSGIAMPMYWQGYYGSPGLQAQQQSLLRPPPGLSMPPSMQQTMQYPAVSASLPSGSSNLPPSSMLESPSPLLPPFSLGTLNMQSSALPSHASAVGSDSSTTLIANKASTQSLSTATLSTSLPMVSPLTTGLDKTAISSSVTDKPKVPSPVMPFTSTSESATSVTGTSSSILNEGATPSLVTPGQLLQPFPTVSSSRPSQTAQRDVQVVQVSSSEVSLSTATTEDQEPILPLPLPSENKLHGAPTHHHTNGGGRERGRGNGVSRPATRFTEEFDFIAMNEKFNKDEVWGDLGKSSRAEEDADYSQDEDDGGVSKHDTKPVYVKDDFFDSLSCDALDRDSRNGRTRFSEQLRKDSETFGYVPRHWGGRGGRGPGRGGRSRGGYYGRGHGYLGRGRGHSY, encoded by the exons ATGGTGGGTACTGGAATATCTG TGAGATCATTTGGAacagaaggaagaaaaaaggatGGCCCGCAAGTTCCTCCAAGTGATAAAATTTATGAGTATATCCTGTTTAGAGGAAGTGACATCAAG GATTTGCAGGTCAAATCTTCCCCACCTGTTCAGACAACACCTATACACCATGATCCTGCAATTATACAG TCTCATTATTCTCAAGCAGCAACTGCATCCACTGCAAGTGTAACTCCTTCTGGTACTGGTACTATTCCAAATCTTAGTGCCAATACTTCACAAATGGGTCTCCCCAGGCCGGTGTTTCAAGGAAGTCTTCCCTTATATCAACCCAATCTAAGTTTAGGGTCATGGGGTTCGTCACCTCCTCCTCCGACCACAAATGTTAGTGGAATTGCTATGCCAATGTATTGGCAAGGATACTATGGGTCCCCAGGGTTGCAAGCCCAACAGCAATCTTTGCTTCGACCCCCACCTGGGTTGTCAATGCCACCTTCCATGCAGCAGACTATGCAATATCCTGCTGTGAGTGCATCTTTACCTTCCGGATCTTCTAATTTGCCACCTTCATCTATGTTAGAGTCACCCTCTCCCTTGTTGCCACCCTTTAGCCTTGGCACCCTAAATATGCAATCTTCCGCACTTCCTAGCCACGCTTCTGCAGTAGGGTCAGACTCATCTACAACTTTGATCGCAAATAAAGCTTCTACACAATCTCTTTCTACTGCTACATTGAGCACTAGCTTGCCGATGGTATCTCCACTGACAACTGGTCTGGATAAAACTGCCATTTCATCATCAGTCACTGACAAGCCTAAAGTCCCAAGTCCTGTGATGCCATTTACAAGTACGTCTGAATCTGCAACCTCCGTTACTGGAACATCAAGTTCAATTCTGAATGAGGGAGCGACACCATCTTTGGTAACCCCTGGCCAGCTTTTGCAGCCATTTCCCACTGTATCTTCATCCCGGCCTTCACAAACAGCTCAGAGGGACGTTCAGGTGGTGCAAGTATCCTCATCAGAAGTATCATTATCAACAGCCACGACAGAAGATCAAGAACCTATATTGCCTCTACCCTTGCCATCTGAAAATAAG CTACATGGAGCTCCTACACATCATCATACTAATGGAGGAGGACGTGAAAGAGGAAGAGGAAATGGT GTATCACGTCCTGCAACCAGATTTACAGAGGAGTTTGATTTCATAGCAATGAACGAGAAGTTCAACAAGGATGAAGTTTGGGGTGATCTTGGTAAAAGTAGTAGAGCTGAAGAAGATGCAGATTATTCACAAGATGAGGATGATGGTGGAGTATCAAAACATGATACCAAG CCTGTTTATGTGAAGGATGACTTTTTCGATTCACTGTCTTGTGATGCTCTTGATCGTGATTCACGTAATGGGAGGACTAGATTTTCTGAACAACTGAGAAAAGATTCCGAG ACATTTGGCTATGTGCCAAGGCATTGGGGTGGTCGAGGAGGCCGTGGACCTGGCCGAGGCGGCCGATCCCGCGGTGGTTATTATGGAAGGGGCCATGGCTATCTTGGGAGGGGTCGGGGACATAGCTATTGA
- the LOC122307654 gene encoding actin-related protein 2, which translates to MDNRNVVVCDNGTGYVKCGFAGENFPTSVFPCVVGRPMLRYEESLVEQELKDIIVGGACADLRHQLDISYPVNNGIVQNWEDMGHVWDHAFFSELKIDPTECKILLTDPPLNPSKNREKMVETMFEKYNFAGVFIQIQAVLTLYAQGLLTGLVIDSGDGVTHVVPVVDGYSFPHLTKRMNVAGRHITSYLVDLLSRRGYAMNRTTDFETVREIKEKLCYISYDYKREYQLGLETTILVKNYTLPDGRVIKVGTERFQAPEALFTPELIDVEGDGMADMVFRCIQEMDIDNRMMLYQHIVLSGGSTMYPGLPSRLEKEILDRYLEVVLKGNKDGLKKLRLRIEDPPRRKHMVYLGGAVLAGIMKDAPEFWISKEDYLEEGVACLSKCGQA; encoded by the exons ATGGACAACAGAAACGTCGTCGTCTGCGACAATGGCACCGGG TATGTCAAGTGCGGCTTTGCTGGAGAGAATTTCCCTACTTCTGTATTCCCTTGTGTGGTGGGGAGGCCTATGCTTCGGTACGAAGAATCGCTCGTGGAACAGGAGCTAAAG GATATTATTGTTGGAGGAGCTTGTGCAGACTTGCGGCATCAACTGGATATATCCTATCCTGTTAACAATGGCATCGTGCAAAACTGGGAAGATATGGGTCATGTTTGGGACCATGCCTTTTTTAGTGAATTGAAA ATTGATCCAACGGAATGCAAGATTTTACTTACAGACCCACCTCTTAATCCTTCAAAGAACCGTGAAAAAATG gttgaaaccatgtttgagAAGTACAATTTTGCCGGTGTCTTTATCCAAATTCAAGCTGTTTTGACATTATATGCCCAAG GTTTGCTGACTGGATTAGTTATTGACTCTGGCGATGGTGTCACTCATGTG GTTCCAGTTGTTGATGGCTACTCTTTCCCTCATCTCACAAAGCGAATGAATGTAGCTGGCAGACATATAACATCATATCTGGTTGATTTGCTATCACGTAGAGG GTATGCAATGAATAGGACTACAGATTTTGAGACTGTTAGGGAAATCAAAGAGAAGCTCTGCTATATAAG TTATGACTACAAGAGGGAATATCAATTGGGTCTTGAGACCACCATCCTTGTTAAGAATTATACT CTGCCAGATGGAAGGGTTATCAAAGTTGGTACTGAACGTTTCCAGGCTCCAGAGGCTCTTTTCACTCCA GAACTCATTGATGTTGAAGGTGATGGGATGGCAGACATGGTATTTCGGTGCATTCAGGAGATGGATATTGACAATCGAATGATG CTTTATCAGCATATAGTCTTAAGTGGAGGGAGCACCATGTATCCTGGATTACCCAGTCG TTTGGAGAAAGAAATACTGGATCGATATCTTGAAGTCGTTTTGAAGGGAAACAAAGATGGGTTGAAG AAACTGCGATTACGGATTGAGGATCCACCACGAAGAAAGCATATGGTGTATTTAGGAGGTGCAGTCCTGGCAGGAATTATGAAA GATGCACCTGAATTTTGGATCAGCAAGGAAGATTATCTAGAAGAGGGAGTTGCTTGTCTAAGCAAGTGTGGCCAGGCATGA